CATCGCGTCCCGCATGGCCGCCGCCGGGTACGGCCGCGAGTGCGCGCAGGTCTACGCCTCCGTCCGCAAGCCCGCCGTCGACGCCTCCCTGCGCCGCCTCGGCGTCGAGCGCCTCAGCATCGGCGACGTCCAGCGCCTCGAGTGGGACGCGCTCGAGGCCAAGATCCGACGCTGGATCCGCGCCGCCCGTGCCGCCGTCCGCGGCGTCTTCGCCAGCGAGCGCCGCCTCTGCTTCCACATCTTCCACGACCTCCCCATCTCCAGCAGCaccatctccgccgccgccgcgcccgccacgCACGACACCCCCTTCGCCGAGGCCGTCAAGGGCGCCGCGCTGCAGCTGTTCGGCTTCGCCGAGGCCATCAGCATCGGCCGCCGCTCCCCTGAGAAGCTCTTCAAGATCATAGACCTCCACGATGCGCtctcggacctcctccccgaCGTCTCCGACATCTTCGCCGCCTCCAAGGCGGCGGAGTCAATATACGTGCAGGCCGTTGAGATCCGGTCGCGTCTCGCCGACGCCGTGAGGGGGATACTCTCGGAGTTCGAGAACGCCGTGCTCCGCGACCCGCCCAAGACCGCAGTGCCCGGCGGCACCATCCACCCGCTCACACGGTATGTGATGAACTATAGCAGCCTCATTTGCGACTACAAGGTCACGCTCTCCGAGCTGATCATATCGCGGCCATCAGCTAGTGCCCGTCTTGCTGCTGAGGGCAATGAGCTCGCGCCGTCCTTGGCGGACCTCGAGCTCCCTGAGCTTGAGAACCAATTGCCACTTGCCTCCCACATTGTCTGGATCATTGTTGTTCTTGAACACAACCTGGAGGGCAAGGCGGCACTCTACAAGGATCCAGCTCTTTCACATTTGTTCATGATGAACAATGTACACTACATTGTGCACAAGGTGAAAGATTCACCAGACCTCTGGGGCATGATCGGTGATGATTACTTGAAACGCCTTACCGGCaagttcacaatggcagccacAAACTACCAGCGGACCTCATGGTTGAAGATCTTGAACTGTTTGCGTGATGAGGGGCTCCATGTAAGTGGTGGATTTTCGTCAGGAATATCTAAATCAGCACTGAGGGAGCGGTTCAAGTCCTTCAATGCTGCGTTTGAGGACGCACATAGGGTGCAGTCTGGGTGGTGTGTGCCAGACAACCAGCTGAGGGAGGAGCTAAGGATCTCAATTGCAGAGAAGCTACTGCCAGCATACCGGTCGTTCCTTGGCAGGTTTCGGCATCACATAGAGAATGGGAAGCATCCAGAACTGTACATCAAGTATTCTGTTGAGGATCTTGAAATAGCTGTGGGTGATTTCTTTGAGGGTGTTCCTCCTACCCCACATAATAGAAGGAGATCACATGGATGAAGGACTTGTACCTCAGGCATTCAACTGGATCGCTGTTGCTATTTATTCTTTGATTCTTCACACGGAAGCTGGTGCTGGCATTCGGGGCTCTATTTCCACTATTCTGATACTTGAGAGATAAAGTTGGTGATCTTCAATCAGAATTGGCAAAACATGAATACATTTTGGGATCTTGTTGAAGCTGTCAATCGCCCCCATGGTTCCCATTCTGTAAGAGAACTTGTTCAGTTGTTACACTATTATTATATAATTTTGCAAGTAGCTTGTCCATATAGGAAATTCTTTCAGTAATGTTGGATAGTTGGAACTCATAGCATTTCTGCCCTGTCTTGCATCAGCTTTTGTGGCCTTTTTCATTGTTAACAATTATCCGAAGGGTCTATGTTTGTGGATTAGATGTAAAAAGATTTATATGACTCATGTACCACCTGATTTTGTAATATGATAATATCATGCTGTTACAATTTCAAAAGGAAACTCTAGCCTTCTCTATAATACAGTTCTTTTTAGGTGTCAAAACCAATAGGAAGACCTAAACTACTAAATTAGCATTGTTGGCCGCTTTCCATAAGATTTAGCACTTTGTTACTACTGTAGCATACATCCAGTAAGTTAGAAAATGCATACTGTTCTGTCACTGCCATGACATGAATACTTCAATCGTGTGATTATTTTCCCTGCACACACCACTTTGGGATGCTCTCCTCTTGAAAGGTCTCTTTTTACTAGTTCAGTTAGTGTTCCTATTATCTTCCTTGCTTTGTGTTGTTACCAGGTATATGAGAAATTACTCTCTTGCACTCCATTTCCTTCCTACTACAAGTGCGCGACTAGTCACTTGTGAAAAAAGAGCCAACACCCCCATCTTTATCTTGATTATGCCTGCCCTTTTCTCTTGACAAATGCACAATATGATGTACCAATGCATGTAACTGACAATGGTATGTCTAGGGTGGTGCTGTATGTGGTCTGGCATCACATGGTCCAGCATTGCCTATGATGTAATGACATACATTCCGTTAAGTCGAACGGCAAGTGTTAGGCGCAACATATGTATAAGCATGCTGGGAACATACATATGCTGTGCCATCTGattgtttttttcttcttctggaGCTGTAATGTTCTCGATGTAGCTCTTATGTAAGCTGAAAGATTTGCCGCCGTATACGTGTAGCCTAGAGGTATCGTTTGGCATCTTTTGTATGCATATTTAATTTGGGCTAGCGTATTGTTTGAAAACTGAGACAATGCTATGATCTCAGTGCCTACCTGGCCAACCCTTCCCGTTGCAGCTGCTATATTGTTAGGGACTGATGTCTCTCTATATAGTTACCCGGTCCTGTAGGGCTGCAATTGCTTGGCACCTGCATCATTTCTTCTCTTTTGCCCTTTTGCCTTGCAAATGGCACAGGTACAGGTTTGTATTGTATCTACAATTAGATATTTCTTTGTGGAGAGGGCAACTTTGTGTGTTTTCAACGGAAGAGAAAATTATGTTGGACTACATGTCATCTTCTGAAAAATATGTAGCTGCCATAAAAGCAATGCACTTTGATCTCCCGTCTGACACGGTTCATGAGTACataaatcttttttttttctttctgtcCTCTGTCGTAGATACATTCTGCATATGAACATTTACATAGCTGTGTAGCACTGCATAGGCCATACATTCAGCGAGACTGATGCTTCAACTTCGAAGTGTACGAGCTCCTGTTATTGAGCTGTCATTGATGTTTCGGTTGGATGAGTTCCTGTTATTGAGCTACCCTTACCCTGATGATGTTTCAGGCCTCGTTTTCAGCAAGCAGGTACGGTGACAAATACATCGACGGCCCTGAATCTCTGATACTCTCCAGCTGGTGAGCCGCTGATATGCTTACCGCATTTTTTCCTATTCCTTTTTGCTTCTCGTTAACGTCGACCGCGCATTTGAATAATCCCAATCAAGCTTAACCACCGAATAATTCGCCGATAATGGGGGATATTCCAGGAAATAATACCGGTGTTAATCAGGGAAGAACGTGGCGCTCGCCTTTCCGGAGCCGGTAATCATGTGGCGCCCGCTGCCGCGTCCGCGCCATGATTGTTTCCTGCCGAACTGATCCGCGACGCCCGTGTGAAcgggagaaaaaaaaaatggcCGGTCTCTCGCTTGGCTCCTTTGCTTGCCCCACTGGCCGCCCTCCGTCGAAAGGTGTGATTGGGGAGGCCGGATGCGGATTCGTGCCGGGTGTCCGCCGGATGATTCGGACCGGCGGCGTCAGGTCGCGAACGCCTCCGGCCGGCGACGGGTGCAGCCCGGCGTCCATGCGTACGACATCCGCGGTGCCgttgcatttttttttttggaggaCGTGTTGCCGTCACATCATGCGTTTACGAGGAACAGACGATCAGTGCATTTCATCTTTATATGGCTCTTTGCCTTCGCTGCCACACACTCGGCTCTAGCGCCTTGGATGCCACTCTACCTAGTTTCGCCAGTTTCATGCTCATTAAAATCTACCACCCTCACCGCCACCATGATTTACATTATGTTTTTTATAATTGTTATAATTTTATATTATATTTATCCAACTAAACCTTCCGTTATTGACATTGACTTATGACCGCCTCCAACACCGGGGCTGACCAATCTCCCCGGTCATCTATCTACAGCTATAAACCATGAAATCACCGTCCTATGGTTTGATCGAGGTCGCGGAAGCTATTAGAGCCGTCGTCCAATGAGATGTCCCGACATAAAATTGTATGGCTGCAGATTAGATTGGTTTTAGATTAGATCAAACTTAATAGAAGTGTCATAAGAATGTCACGAGTGTTGAGTGTCCTATTATATCAGCAAATTTTCTACGTGGCAGAATTATTTACGAGAAGAGAGGAGTGagaattttataaaataagaAACGAGTGTCATTATCATAATATTTTTACGGATATATTTATTAAATTTTCAATCTTGATAACTGTACAATAATACTTCCCGCCGAGAAATCATATATTGTTGTTCCAGCGCGCCATTACCTAGGATTACCGAGGAAGAGTAACACCGTGTGTTTTCCGGATTCAACACCGGATTGACTTGACCGGCGGAAGAAAATGTTGGCCTTGGCCTTGGCCGCCGCCCCACTCCGCTGCCCGCTCCGCGATCCCCCACCCCCaacccccccgcgccgcccgtcaCGTTTAACGGACACGGGGCGCAGGGGCGTAAGGCTATCTCCACCGGCGACCTCTAAAACGGCCTGTTCCCTATTTTAGCGGGTACTGTAGCATCTGGTAACGCTCCATCGGTACGCCCTATCCCATCCGGTAAAATGGAGCACCACCTCTCTCGTCCCGCACAGGTGAAGCCTCCTCCATCCGGTCGTTGACGCCCGCATCTTCACCGGTTTccgcgcgggaggggcggcgagcggcggggcgaaggggcgcgggggcggcggacgggcgcggacggcggcgggcaGGCGGGCGGGcgtggacggcggcgggcgggcggagggcggcggacgggcgccgagggcggcgggagcaggggcgcgggggcgcggcggggcggagggcggcgggagcaggggcgaGGAGGGCGGAGGGAgcaggggcgggggcggcgggcgcggagggcggcgggagcaggggcggagcggcgcggcggggcggcgcggcggggcggggcgcggcggagcggggcggcggagcggggcggggcggggcggggcggggcggagccggggcgcggcgcggcggggcggagcggggcggggcggggcggagccggagggcaggggcggagcggggcggggcggggcggagccggagggcggggcggggcgcggggcgcggcggggcggggcgcggcggagcggggcggagcggggcggggcggagcggggcggggcggggcggagccggggcgcggcggggcggggcggagccggagggcgcggcggggcggagcggggcggggcggggcggagccggagggcggggcggggcgcggcggggcggggcggagccggagggcggggcggggcgcgggggcgcggcggggcggcggggcggggcggagggcggcggggcggcgggagcaggggcggcgggcggagggagcaggggcggcgggcggcgggagcaggggcgcgggggcgcgggggggagctggggcgcgggcgcgcggcggggagcaggggcggcgggagcAGCTGGGGAAACGGCAGTTGGAAGAAAAGATTAGAAAattgagattgtggggtatagaggatggaaataggggatgttgttggagttaaatttggtatagaggatgaagttgatatggaggatggaTATAGAGGATGAGATTTAggggatatcgctggagatagcctaaggCGGAGGAATTGGAATTCAACGAACCGGCCGGCCAGCCAAATCCTCCGCGGAAAAAAATCCGAGAGCACCGCGGCGAgcagggcgcgggcggcgccggtgtcCGGCCGGATCTAGGCTgggggacggcgacgagggagctcgcgggcgggcgcggggagGAGAGGGGATGGCCTCGGAGGAGATGACGGCGAcggaggtggcggcgctgcTGGATCTGAAGCCGCACCCGGAGGGCGGCTTCTACGCCGAGACCTTCCGCGACGGCTCCGTCACGCTCTCCACCGCCCAGCTCCCGCCCCAGTGTACGTACATGCGCCGATGCGCGATTCCTCCGTAGCGTTTGATTACCGCGCAGGATTAGTGTTCGGTTTACAGTTTTAGACTTTCTTGCTGAGCGGGGACTGATTCCTGCGCGGGACAGTGTGCGATCGGACCCGGAATTAGACGGAGTTGATTGATTGCGTCTTAGGCTCGGGCATGCGCAGGCCTTAGCTAGATATCGATGGGGGTAGTGTTTGATTTTGATTCGCTGCTGTTTGACTAATTTGTGAGGTTTGGTAGGTGTGCTCTCTGCGAGCTAGGAATTCAAGCCAGATAAGTCTGGCGGTGCGTGCTACCTCTCAGTGCGACGGCTGTATGCATCATGGTCCATGAAGTGGGCAAATCGGGAGTGCTAGGGAATGTAATGATAAATTTGCTTGGTTGTGGCTCCTATCTTTGTTCAGCTAAGCAGGGATGGTGCTCTTTTATTTCATACATATGGCTTGAAGTTATGTACTCTGCGACAAGGTAGCGCCGATGTTCTTTCCTGTTTCAGGATTGTAGCATTAtgctttctccttttcttctagGACCTACGACAGCTGCAACTGAACAAGCAGTAACATCTGGTATTTGTATCAGACAAATTAGGTTTGCCAAGTCTGGTCAGAATTGCCAGTTGTTCAACTGCCCTGTTTCCGATCAGAACCCTGAAAGGCTGGTTAGGAAAGGGTGGGTCAGGCCCTAATTGTTAGGAATGCCATTCATTTCAGGTCATTTCCCTGTAGTGTTTTGCTTAAGGTCTTATGCATACAGTGACACTCTTGTATGATCCGCTGAGGATAAGGAAACTTGCCTGCTGGTTTCATAATTCATCTTTAGTGTGTATCCATGTATGAATGCAAGTATGTAGCTGTGAAAACTTCTCTTAGTAGCTTCTCATCCTTTTTATTCTGTCAGTAACTAACTGTTAGGTAAGGGTGGGCGGGTGGATGTTCTCTTGCTAGAGGGACTGAATAATGTCTCAGCATACCACTCGTCTACTGGCATCCGTTCCGTTCGACTGTTATGAGTGTGGTGTCAGACACTAAATCACCAAGTGATCAATGAACTGGATATGGAATCAAGCACCTATATAGGTTTATATGTGGATGGCATGTGAATGTGAAATCGAGCTGCTATAGGTTTATATGTGTCTAATATCTCCTAACATATACTGCAGATAAGGTCGACCGTGCTGTGAGCACTGCAATCTACTTCTTGCTTCCTGCAGGGAGTGTTTCACGTCTCCATCGCATTCCCTGTGCTGAAACCTGGCATTTCTACAAGGGAGAGCCTCTCACGGTTAGCACCATCTATTTGCTTGACATCATTGAACTGTCTCATCTTGCTATTCCATGACCAGAGCACTTAGGCAACTAATTGACCTGCGCTATCTAATATGGCTACTCCGTGTTTGTTTTAGGTCTTTGAGCTACACGATGATGGCCACATTGATCTCACTGTCATTGGCCCACACCTCGAAGCCGGCCAGCGCCCCCAGTACACCGTACCACCGAACGTGTGGTTTGGTTCCTTCCCCACGCTGGATGTTGAGTCGTTTGCTTCAGATGGCAGCGTTCTTGTGAAGTCTCGAAAGAGGGATCCAGAGCAGCACTACTCCCTGGTTGGCTGCACCTGTGCCCCTGGCTTCCAGTACGAAGACTTTGAGATGGCCACATTTGAGGACGTGAGGTCCATCGCTCCCAAGGCTGAACCTTtcctcaagttcctcatccctTCCACCGAATGACTCCTTGGCGACCTCCATTGATGCTGGATGAGTTCTCAGCTTCTCTGTACCGGATTCCCATTTTTAGGCTTGTGCTTTTACCATATTGTAGACCGTAAACTGTACCCAGGTGCTGGTGCAGCTTGTAACATTTTGTGCACTGAAACAGAATAACTGCCGATCTTGATGTAGAAACTGGAGGTGCTTTTTTCACAACTCTGAAATCAAGTCTGGTCCGTGAAATGCTGTCGTGGAGGGGTAATTGTTTATCAGCATACTGGGAGCATTGTAGGATCCTGAGGGTTTTACGGGATCAAATTCAACCTTCTCTGGCCCTGAATTGTGCAGAACTTCTGCAGGAAAGACTGGATGCCAGTGGGCCGTGCACTCCTTTCCTCGCATTTTGTTGCGTCGTTCTTGTGTCGCTCTGGTGGTTGGTCGTGAGCATGGTGGTGCCGGTGGTGAGGGCAACTCCAACCAGCCTCTTATTCAAACCCCTATCCTATTTTTGAGAGTCGAAACGTAAAAAATCATCTTCAACTGATCCCTCATCCAAACCCCAACTCTCATCTAAACTCTCATCCATCCACCCGAACTCCTAGATGTAGGAGCTCCTACTCGAGCTCTCATCCAGCCGCGCCACCAACTGCCGTAACTCGCGCCACGGCTCGGAAACCCCCAATCGAGGCAGCCACCGCGCTGCCGACTACCTCCCACAGagcccagcagcaacagcaagaATGCCCCCATCACCGGCCGTAGAATCGAGCAGGGAGAGGGAGAAAAGAGATCGAAACAGCTAGAtccgcgccgccgctcacccGTGGCTTGCTGCAGCCCAGAGCTGCCGTCCGCCGCCAGTTTGTGCTGTAGCATCGGGGGCGCTCTGCCCCGCGCCGGTGCTCCCAGGCGGCCAAGCGCTTCATCCTGCAAGGGCCTCCCGCCCAGCAGCTGCTTGCGCCTGCAGGGGCTCTGCCCCGGCCTCTCCGGCCCAAGCTAGCTTGCTGGCTTGGCGTCAGTGGTTGCTTGCCGGAGTGTGTGCGAGAGAGAGATAGGAAGGAGGGAGATAAATACTAGGAGACGGGACGAGAGAGAGTGACTCAGTTGGATGGCTTGCCGCTAGCTGCTGtttttttatatacaattcA
The Panicum hallii strain FIL2 chromosome 6, PHallii_v3.1, whole genome shotgun sequence genome window above contains:
- the LOC112898491 gene encoding uncharacterized protein LOC112898491, translated to MASEEMTATEVAALLDLKPHPEGGFYAETFRDGSVTLSTAQLPPQYKVDRAVSTAIYFLLPAGSVSRLHRIPCAETWHFYKGEPLTVFELHDDGHIDLTVIGPHLEAGQRPQYTVPPNVWFGSFPTLDVESFASDGSVLVKSRKRDPEQHYSLVGCTCAPGFQYEDFEMATFEDVRSIAPKAEPFLKFLIPSTE
- the LOC112898454 gene encoding exocyst complex component EXO70B1-like encodes the protein MDGSAAELEAAERVVMRWDSASAGAGGDEPMLFDGAGDRAEADRFLRAVDDLRRLAPPSPAAVGSPRRLSSSSGSSAAAAGGSGAVQVAMARLEDEFRHVLSSRALDLEIEALADLSSLSINSDRSNSASSADLPAPDEEDSVSSSIGRRSSAYRSLRSIREIDLLPDDAVADLRAIASRMAAAGYGRECAQVYASVRKPAVDASLRRLGVERLSIGDVQRLEWDALEAKIRRWIRAARAAVRGVFASERRLCFHIFHDLPISSSTISAAAAPATHDTPFAEAVKGAALQLFGFAEAISIGRRSPEKLFKIIDLHDALSDLLPDVSDIFAASKAAESIYVQAVEIRSRLADAVRGILSEFENAVLRDPPKTAVPGGTIHPLTRYVMNYSSLICDYKVTLSELIISRPSASARLAAEGNELAPSLADLELPELENQLPLASHIVWIIVVLEHNLEGKAALYKDPALSHLFMMNNVHYIVHKVKDSPDLWGMIGDDYLKRLTGKFTMAATNYQRTSWLKILNCLRDEGLHVSGGFSSGISKSALRERFKSFNAAFEDAHRVQSGWCVPDNQLREELRISIAEKLLPAYRSFLGRFRHHIENGKHPELYIKYSVEDLEIAVGDFFEGVPPTPHNRRRSHG